The following are encoded in a window of Syngnathus scovelli strain Florida chromosome 4, RoL_Ssco_1.2, whole genome shotgun sequence genomic DNA:
- the LOC125966795 gene encoding interferon-induced very large GTPase 1-like: protein MKECRLNDVGSVGVEHHKAQLQKEKRQIWEEQKKQKRSKGMQDFIDTLTASDKETRTFFLKWMKFILNTHSRDKLTALRNKFKEQCRNKNAKLIAETDQTLMDSSLGVEHYMREIGLNYEFSMQSDDTTVKLSYLPAVPAEMLLDGYPFEFLDGDASNIPEKWVTAVLMELHKKVGGKSRLKVLAVLGVQSTGKSTLLNTMFGVHFPVTSGRCTRGAYMLFLTVGYDTQMSLDCDFILLIDTEGLKSPDLAQLEDSYEHDYQLATFVIGLSDVTIINITMENAVEMKDVLRIVAHAFLRMKQIGKKTICHFVHQNVAGVSAHAKNLTERQHLLDQLNEMTEIASEMERQSLIQKFTDVLDYDLENNNWNIPGLWHGTPPMAPVNTGYSEAVADFKKNLLETIGKEKNNDILKIPEFLEWMSSLWKSVKYENFIFSFRNTLVAHAYDNLSRVFTVGMGNAKRNSLLADSSRIRNLKC, encoded by the coding sequence ATGAAGGAATGCAGACTAAATGATGTTGGCAGTGTTGGTGTTGAACATCACAAAGCTCAGCTCCAGAAagagaaaagacaaatttgggAAGAACAAAAGAAACAGAAACGGTCCAAAGGAATGCAAGATTTTATTGACACTTTAACAGCAAGTGACAAAGAGACAAGGACCTTTTTTTTGAAGTGGATGAAGTTCATTCTTAATACCCATTCACGTGACAAATTGACTGCCCTGCGTAACAAATTCAAAGAGCAATGCAGAAATAAAAATGCCAAACTCATTGCAGAGACTGATCAGACTTTGATGGACAGCTCTTTAGGAGTGGAACATTACATGAGAGAAATAGGACTAAATTATGAGTTCTCCATGCAGTCAGATGATACCACAGTTAAATTGTCTTATTTGCCTGCTGTACCTGCTGAAATGCTGTTGGATGGCTATCCGTTTGAGTTTTTGGATGGAGATGCTTCGAACATCCCAGAGAAATGGGTGACAGCTGTGCTAAtggagcttcacaagaaagttgGTGGAAAGAGCAGGCTGAAAGTATTGGCTGTCTTGGGTGTTCAAAGTACTGGAAAATCAACTCTCCTCAACACCATGTTTGGTGTTCACTTTCCGGTCACCAGTGGCAGATGTACAAGAGGGGCCTATATGCTATTCCTCACAGTTGGATATGATACACAAATGAGCTTGGACTGTGACTTCATCCTTCTCATTGATACTGAAGGTCTGAAATCCCCTGACCTTGCACAACTAGAAGATAGTTATGAGCATGACTACCAACTGGCAACCTTTGTCATTGGCCTAAGTGATGTCACTATTATCAACATTACAATGGAGAATGCCGTCGAAATGAAAGATGTCCTGCGAATTGTTGCCCATGCCTTCTTGAGGATGAAACaaattgggaaaaaaacaatttgtcattttgtacaccAAAATGTCGCTGGAGTTTCAGCTCATGCCAAAAACTTAACAGAAAGACAACATCTATTGGACCAACTGAATGAAATGACAGAAATTGCATCTGAAATGGAGAGACAGTCTTTGATTCAAAAGTTCACAGATGTGCTTGACTATGACTTGGAAAACAATAACTGGAATATCCCAGGACTTTGGCATGGAACGCCTCCGATGGCGCCAGTAAACACCGGTTACAGTGAGGCTGTAGCAGACTTTAAGAAAAACCTTCTGGAGACAAttggaaaagaaaagaacaatGACATTTTAAAGATCCCGGAATTTCTTGAATGGATGAGTAGTCTGTGGAAATCTGTGAAATATGAGAACTTCATCTTTAGTTTCAGAAACACACTTGTGGCCCATGCTTATGACAACCTGAGCAGAGTTTTCACAGTGGGAATGGGAAATGCGAAGAGAAATTCTCTCTTGGCAGACAGCAGCAGAATTAGAAATCTTAAATGCTAA